From a single Anaerolineales bacterium genomic region:
- a CDS encoding Fur family transcriptional regulator, translating into MSAEMWLEQLHDNGYRITAARRAVVDAVYGSTHALTPVEVYDRARKKYRALGLVTVYRTLEKLEEQHLIQRVHQPQGCQAFISAGIGHQHLLLCKNCGEVAFFEGDDLDALTTSIARKTGYKIQEHWLQLFGLCANCHK; encoded by the coding sequence ATGTCTGCTGAAATGTGGCTGGAACAATTGCATGACAACGGGTACCGCATCACGGCGGCGCGGCGGGCAGTGGTGGATGCGGTCTACGGCTCGACCCACGCGTTAACCCCTGTCGAAGTGTATGACAGGGCGCGCAAGAAATACCGCGCCTTGGGATTGGTCACGGTGTATCGCACGCTCGAAAAACTCGAGGAACAGCATCTCATTCAGCGCGTGCACCAGCCGCAGGGATGTCAGGCATTCATCTCGGCAGGTATCGGTCATCAGCACCTGTTGCTATGCAAGAATTGCGGCGAAGTCGCCTTCTTTGAAGGTGACGATCTTGATGCGCTGACCACATCCATTGCGAGGAAAACCGGCTACAAAATCCAGGAACATTGGCTGCAATTGTTCGGTTTGTGCGCGAATTGCCATAAATAA
- a CDS encoding zinc ABC transporter substrate-binding protein, with translation MKKIFNTIIGLSALTLLILISCGPAPQSSDGGLSVLASTSVLADVARNVAGDRVEVKSLLPIGADPHAYQPAPSDVAKIAESNVLILNGIEYEHFIESLIENAGGERLVIEATHGLEPRELEEHAEDDDHAEEAESGEEHGHEAGDPHMWLDPNLVITYVENIRDGLISADPDGAEVYRANADEYIAQLQELDAWITAQVETIPAENRLLVTNHESLGYFAERYGFEVVDTILASFSSGSSASAQEIAATVNAIRASGASAIFLSEVENAKMANQIAEETGVIVVADLHIESLTNGAPAATYLDMMRHNVSRIVDALK, from the coding sequence ATGAAAAAGATTTTCAATACCATTATTGGATTAAGTGCCCTTACGCTTCTTATCCTGATCTCGTGCGGACCTGCCCCTCAAAGCAGTGACGGCGGCTTGAGCGTTCTCGCCTCTACCTCTGTGCTGGCAGACGTTGCCCGGAACGTGGCAGGCGACCGCGTGGAAGTCAAATCCCTGCTGCCCATCGGCGCGGATCCGCATGCCTACCAGCCCGCCCCGTCGGATGTGGCGAAGATCGCCGAAAGCAATGTTCTGATCCTGAACGGCATTGAATATGAGCATTTCATCGAGTCACTGATCGAGAATGCGGGCGGCGAGAGGCTTGTCATCGAAGCCACGCATGGATTGGAACCGCGCGAATTGGAGGAACATGCCGAGGATGACGATCATGCTGAAGAAGCAGAATCAGGCGAAGAGCACGGTCACGAGGCGGGCGATCCGCATATGTGGCTTGACCCGAATCTCGTCATCACCTACGTGGAAAATATCCGCGATGGTTTGATCTCCGCTGACCCCGATGGTGCGGAGGTATATCGCGCGAACGCGGATGAGTACATTGCGCAATTGCAGGAGTTGGATGCGTGGATCACTGCGCAGGTCGAGACCATCCCTGCTGAAAATCGCTTATTGGTGACCAATCATGAGTCGCTTGGGTATTTTGCGGAACGGTATGGCTTTGAGGTGGTGGATACGATCCTGGCAAGTTTCAGTTCCGGTTCGAGCGCGTCGGCGCAGGAGATTGCGGCAACAGTGAACGCCATCCGCGCCTCGGGTGCGTCCGCCATATTTTTGAGCGAGGTTGAAAATGCAAAGATGGCAAACCAGATCGCGGAGGAAACAGGCGTGATCGTGGTGGCTGACCTGCATATCGAGTCGCTGACGAACGGCGCACCCGCCGCAACCTATCTTGACATGATGCGTCATAATGTCTCCCGCATTGTGGACGCTTTGAAGTAA
- a CDS encoding metal ABC transporter ATP-binding protein — protein MSHIPHRLEVQNINIGYGEKIILRGLSFQIPHGARVAVVGPNGAGKSTLFKALVGLLPLQSGRILIHGEPLGAHQDCVAYVPQREEVDWRFPVTVEDVVMMGRFAQIGWLKRPLARDRQMVANSLEQMGIADLAGQPIGQLSGGQQQRAFLARAIAQEPHILLMDEPFTGVDVTTQEATLRLLDHLKERQVTTVVSTHDLNLAASRFDLVMLLNHRLIAYGAAGQVFVKENLAQAFGNSLLVMENGMMLVDECCPPEGEHHHHHHGEAQ, from the coding sequence ATGTCTCATATTCCTCATCGACTCGAAGTACAAAACATCAACATCGGCTACGGCGAAAAGATCATCCTGCGCGGACTGTCGTTTCAGATACCGCATGGCGCGCGCGTTGCCGTGGTCGGACCGAACGGCGCGGGCAAGTCCACGCTGTTCAAGGCACTGGTCGGCTTGCTGCCGCTGCAAAGCGGACGCATCTTGATCCATGGCGAGCCGCTTGGCGCGCACCAGGATTGTGTGGCGTACGTGCCGCAACGCGAGGAGGTGGATTGGCGTTTTCCGGTTACGGTGGAGGATGTGGTCATGATGGGGCGTTTCGCACAGATCGGCTGGCTCAAGCGTCCGTTGGCGCGTGACAGGCAAATGGTTGCGAACAGCCTCGAGCAAATGGGGATCGCGGATCTTGCAGGTCAGCCCATCGGTCAACTTTCGGGAGGTCAGCAGCAGCGCGCTTTCCTCGCGCGCGCCATCGCTCAGGAACCGCATATCCTGTTGATGGATGAACCGTTCACCGGCGTGGATGTCACCACGCAGGAGGCGACCCTGCGCCTGCTCGATCATCTCAAAGAAAGACAGGTGACGACGGTCGTCTCCACCCATGATTTGAACCTCGCCGCCTCGCGCTTCGACCTTGTCATGCTTCTCAACCATCGGCTGATCGCCTACGGGGCGGCGGGACAGGTCTTTGTGAAGGAGAATCTCGCGCAGGCATTCGGTAACTCCCTGCTTGTGATGGAAAATGGCATGATGCTGGTGGATGAGTGCTGTCCGCCCGAAGGCGAGCATCACCATCACCATCATGGAGAGGCGCAATGA
- a CDS encoding metal ABC transporter permease: MTWVLEPLAYQFMQRGLLASVIVGVLCAVMGTYVVLRGMAFLGDAMAHAILPGVAIAYIFRGDLLIGAGVAAVVVALIIGLFSREGVVKEDTAIGIMFAAALSLGVALISSMQTYAVDLSHILFGDVLGVSKTDLWLIAGLSLAILLTVVLLFKPFLVISFDPVLAATLRLPAELLRNLMLVLLALTVVVSLQTVGVSLAAAMLVTPAATAYLLTRRLLPMMLVSASIGAVSSVIGLYFSYYLNIVSGSAIVLTATLFFLLAFGWKRLHGNSTNG, encoded by the coding sequence ATGACCTGGGTATTGGAGCCTCTCGCCTATCAATTCATGCAACGCGGACTGCTCGCGTCCGTCATCGTCGGCGTGTTGTGCGCGGTGATGGGCACGTATGTTGTTTTGCGCGGCATGGCATTTCTCGGTGATGCCATGGCGCACGCCATCCTGCCCGGCGTGGCGATCGCCTACATCTTCCGCGGCGACCTGCTCATCGGCGCGGGCGTGGCGGCGGTGGTTGTCGCCCTCATCATCGGATTATTCTCCCGCGAAGGCGTGGTCAAGGAGGACACCGCCATCGGCATCATGTTCGCGGCGGCGCTCTCGCTCGGTGTGGCATTGATCAGTTCCATGCAAACCTACGCCGTGGACCTGAGCCACATCCTGTTCGGGGACGTGCTCGGCGTCAGCAAAACGGATCTGTGGCTGATCGCCGGATTGAGTCTCGCCATCCTGCTTACGGTGGTTTTGCTTTTCAAGCCTTTCCTTGTCATCTCCTTTGACCCTGTCCTTGCCGCCACATTGCGCCTGCCCGCCGAACTCCTGCGGAATCTCATGCTCGTCTTGCTGGCATTGACCGTAGTGGTTTCCCTGCAAACCGTGGGAGTCAGTCTCGCCGCCGCCATGCTGGTCACTCCAGCCGCGACCGCTTATCTGCTTACCCGCCGCCTGCTTCCCATGATGCTGGTCTCCGCCTCGATCGGCGCGGTCTCCTCGGTGATCGGTTTGTATTTCAGTTACTACCTCAACATCGTCTCCGGCTCCGCCATTGTATTGACCGCCACCCTGTTCTTCCTGCTCGCTTTTGGGTGGAAGCGCCTGCACGGCAATAGTACCAACGGCTAA
- a CDS encoding SRPBCC family protein: MAIIEASATINKSAEEIFAYITDLENQKKISSYVTAVEVQGPMQVGTKYKITTSSNGMNIDTMNEIVGYEPNRLFSVKTFAPPPASDMVNTTLLEAEGSGTKVTMQMDTNLVPAGMPSMPGMEDMMKGQMTKLLQDSLATLKKSMEG, encoded by the coding sequence ATGGCAATTATTGAAGCATCCGCCACCATCAACAAATCCGCTGAAGAGATTTTCGCTTACATCACGGACCTCGAAAACCAAAAGAAGATCAGTTCCTACGTCACCGCAGTGGAAGTGCAGGGACCGATGCAGGTGGGCACCAAATACAAGATCACCACCAGCAGCAACGGCATGAATATCGACACCATGAATGAGATCGTCGGTTACGAGCCGAACCGCCTCTTCAGCGTCAAAACCTTCGCCCCGCCCCCCGCATCGGACATGGTCAACACCACCTTGCTCGAAGCCGAAGGCAGCGGCACCAAGGTCACCATGCAAATGGACACCAACCTCGTCCCAGCCGGGATGCCGTCCATGCCGGGCATGGAGGACATGATGAAGGGACAAATGACCAAACTCCTGCAAGACTCACTCGCAACGCTCAAGAAAAGCATGGAAGGTTAA
- a CDS encoding M1 family metallopeptidase — protein MRYKPARQILLSIFLLSFLSSCAPAVTLPPPQPATETPPPPAPTEAVSPLEPIPTLELATPTPPPMRTKYIIDALINYDAHTVSAEQVIQYQNLTGGPLEALVIAVVPNLWTGSFKLDGVSISGETINTYSLNGQRMDISLPSSVPAGEVVEVGIRYSLSLPFAEQEDPSISRPRIYGYTSRQINLVNWYPFVVPFINGEWTLHDPWFYGEHLVYDAADYEVTVRFADPANAPIVAASGAPEPVGDATRYTITAARTFALAASREFQVASLQVGDVALSSYYFPLNERGGQGALQASAEAVQVFSQRFGPYPHKSLAIVMGDFNDGMEYSAFFYLSKDFYNLYDGTPANYLTFVAVHETAHQWWFEQVASDQATQPWVDESLSTYSERIYYESMYPDLVSWWWTYRIDFYQPQGFVDIPIYEGQGFRPYTNATYFQGALFLEKLRVRIGDEAFFTFLQNYLDQGRGKIVTANDFFRILRLHTNADISDLISQYFRGVYP, from the coding sequence ATGCGATACAAACCAGCCAGACAAATCCTTCTTTCGATCTTTCTTCTTTCTTTCTTATCCTCCTGCGCCCCGGCGGTGACATTGCCCCCGCCCCAGCCAGCGACAGAGACGCCTCCGCCTCCCGCTCCGACGGAAGCGGTTTCGCCTCTCGAACCGATCCCCACGCTGGAACTGGCGACTCCCACCCCGCCGCCCATGCGGACAAAATACATCATCGATGCGCTTATCAACTACGATGCGCACACCGTCAGCGCGGAACAGGTCATCCAGTACCAGAACCTGACCGGGGGTCCGCTCGAGGCGCTGGTCATTGCTGTTGTCCCCAACCTGTGGACAGGCAGTTTTAAACTGGACGGCGTTTCCATCAGCGGAGAAACGATCAACACGTATTCGCTCAATGGTCAGAGGATGGATATCTCCCTGCCGTCCTCCGTCCCTGCAGGGGAAGTGGTCGAGGTTGGCATTCGCTACTCGCTTTCGCTTCCCTTTGCCGAACAGGAAGATCCATCCATTTCGCGTCCGCGCATTTACGGCTATACCAGCAGACAGATCAATCTCGTCAACTGGTATCCTTTTGTCGTGCCGTTCATCAACGGTGAATGGACACTGCATGACCCGTGGTTTTACGGCGAACACCTCGTCTACGATGCCGCGGATTACGAAGTGACCGTCCGCTTTGCCGACCCAGCCAACGCCCCCATCGTCGCGGCGAGCGGCGCGCCGGAGCCGGTTGGCGATGCCACCCGCTACACCATCACCGCCGCGCGGACCTTCGCTCTCGCCGCCAGCCGCGAGTTCCAGGTTGCCAGCTTGCAGGTCGGGGATGTGGCGCTCTCCAGTTATTACTTCCCGCTCAACGAGCGCGGTGGACAAGGCGCTTTACAGGCATCCGCGGAAGCTGTGCAGGTGTTCAGTCAACGGTTTGGACCGTATCCACACAAAAGCCTTGCCATCGTCATGGGCGACTTCAACGACGGCATGGAATACTCCGCATTCTTCTATCTCAGCAAGGATTTTTACAATCTCTATGATGGCACGCCCGCCAACTATCTGACCTTTGTTGCAGTGCATGAGACTGCGCATCAATGGTGGTTCGAGCAGGTCGCCAGCGATCAGGCAACACAGCCCTGGGTGGACGAGTCGCTTTCCACCTATTCAGAGCGCATCTACTACGAAAGCATGTATCCCGACCTCGTCAGTTGGTGGTGGACGTATCGCATCGACTTCTATCAACCGCAAGGCTTCGTAGATATTCCCATCTACGAAGGGCAGGGCTTCCGTCCCTACACAAACGCTACATATTTCCAAGGCGCACTCTTCCTCGAAAAACTTCGCGTCCGCATTGGTGACGAAGCCTTCTTCACCTTCCTGCAAAACTATCTCGATCAAGGGCGCGGCAAGATCGTCACTGCCAACGATTTCTTCCGCATCCTGCGCCTGCATACCAACGCCGACATCTCCGACCTCATCAGCCAATACTTCCGCGGCGTTTATCCATGA
- a CDS encoding M1 family aminopeptidase gives MKRTPYIFLLAILIASCASPTPAPTPQHFAPFILITQDPNASPTPTPFQPSGEVNTPLPTFTEAPPPTATFTNTPPPTLTFTPPPASPTSDSVPPTSPPPGNSSRPNYIIHATLDFANKTITAEQTIRYYNNTGVALSDLVLSVQPNIYTNAFLLNSISQDGTPLTSYTLSGQRLTVNLPQPLDTGSATTLTLNFNLNIPAKSSSNVFGYDFNQINLVDWYPFIVPYRGGWILHEPMPWGEHLVYDSADIELNIKTDSGVTLAVGASPDKNGEWTRYRMYGARTLALSASTEFLVSETTAGNVSIRSYYFSGFQTAGNDMLTYSTQAVNTFTEQFAPYPHQTLAVVQTDMNDGMEYDGLIFLSTDFYRQYNGTSRSNLVTIGVHEIAHQWWYSLVGNDHALEPWLDEALSTYSERLFYENNYPANISWWWQFRVDYFKPTGYVDTNIYNGGSFRAYTNAVYFRGARFLDEMRVLMGHGNFSKFLKEYITRYAYGHATSADFFALAREIVNVNYNNLLGKYFFGSY, from the coding sequence ATGAAACGCACTCCCTATATTTTTCTGTTAGCGATCCTGATCGCATCCTGCGCATCCCCAACTCCCGCCCCCACGCCGCAGCACTTCGCGCCCTTCATCCTCATCACGCAGGACCCAAACGCCTCGCCAACACCCACTCCCTTTCAACCGTCCGGGGAAGTGAACACCCCGCTGCCGACGTTCACCGAAGCGCCGCCTCCTACTGCGACCTTTACCAACACACCGCCGCCCACCCTGACGTTCACTCCGCCTCCCGCCTCGCCGACATCTGACTCTGTCCCCCCAACCTCCCCCCCGCCGGGGAATTCCTCGCGCCCGAATTACATCATCCACGCCACGTTGGATTTCGCGAACAAGACCATCACTGCCGAGCAGACCATCCGCTACTATAACAACACAGGCGTGGCCCTGTCCGACCTTGTTCTATCCGTCCAGCCGAACATTTACACCAATGCTTTTCTATTGAACTCGATCTCGCAGGATGGCACACCGCTGACATCCTACACGCTCAGCGGTCAACGCCTGACGGTGAACCTGCCCCAGCCGCTTGACACAGGCTCCGCCACCACGCTGACATTGAATTTCAATCTTAATATCCCAGCCAAATCTTCCAGCAACGTTTTCGGCTACGACTTCAACCAGATCAACCTCGTGGACTGGTATCCCTTCATCGTTCCATATCGCGGCGGATGGATACTGCATGAGCCGATGCCCTGGGGCGAGCATCTCGTCTATGATTCGGCGGATATCGAGTTGAACATCAAAACGGATTCGGGGGTGACTCTGGCTGTGGGAGCCTCACCAGACAAAAACGGCGAATGGACGCGTTACCGCATGTATGGCGCGCGTACGCTGGCGCTGTCCGCCAGCACTGAATTCCTTGTCTCTGAAACCACGGCGGGGAATGTTTCCATCCGTTCGTATTATTTCAGCGGCTTCCAGACTGCCGGCAACGATATGCTGACATATTCCACGCAGGCGGTCAATACGTTTACGGAACAGTTTGCGCCTTATCCGCATCAAACCCTTGCTGTTGTGCAAACCGATATGAATGACGGCATGGAGTACGACGGTTTGATCTTCCTTTCGACTGATTTTTACCGGCAGTACAACGGCACGTCGCGCAGCAACCTGGTCACAATCGGCGTGCATGAGATCGCGCACCAGTGGTGGTACAGCCTCGTCGGTAATGACCACGCCCTCGAACCCTGGCTGGACGAAGCGCTCTCCACCTACAGCGAACGGCTTTTTTACGAAAACAATTATCCCGCCAATATCAGCTGGTGGTGGCAGTTCCGCGTGGATTATTTCAAGCCCACAGGTTATGTGGATACGAACATTTACAACGGCGGGTCGTTCCGCGCTTATACCAATGCTGTGTACTTCCGCGGGGCGCGCTTCCTTGATGAGATGCGCGTTCTCATGGGACATGGCAATTTCTCGAAATTCTTAAAGGAATATATCACCCGCTATGCGTACGGTCATGCCACATCCGCCGATTTCTTCGCCCTGGCGCGGGAGATCGTCAACGTGAATTACAACAACTTGTTGGGCAAGTATTTTTTCGGTTCGTATTAA
- a CDS encoding dihydrofolate reductase family protein: MNRPFVFINVAMTADGKIDTFERKGSAISSKQDKERVDMLRAEADAVLVGGKTLLEELPKLTVKSEALREGRIQQGRSPNPIKVGVVTVADIPMDSDFVKAGDARVVIFTTHRTSKEQLERLRTRGVEVFADDAPRVDLVKMMSTLKEIGVGRLMVEGGGTMNFELLRLGLVDELTLYIAPMIFGGANAPTLADGLGVPRDATIEMRLQHIQQWDDGGVVLKYKIR; encoded by the coding sequence ATGAACCGTCCTTTTGTTTTTATCAACGTTGCCATGACTGCGGATGGGAAGATCGACACGTTCGAGCGCAAAGGCTCGGCGATCTCGTCCAAACAGGATAAGGAGCGCGTGGATATGCTCCGTGCCGAGGCGGATGCCGTCCTTGTCGGGGGGAAGACGCTGCTGGAAGAACTGCCCAAACTGACGGTTAAGTCCGAGGCGCTGCGTGAGGGGAGAATACAGCAGGGGCGTTCGCCCAATCCGATCAAGGTGGGAGTGGTCACAGTCGCGGACATTCCCATGGATTCAGATTTTGTTAAGGCAGGGGATGCGCGGGTCGTAATATTTACAACACATCGGACATCTAAGGAACAACTCGAACGCCTGCGCACGCGCGGTGTGGAGGTATTTGCGGATGATGCGCCGCGTGTTGACCTTGTGAAGATGATGTCAACCTTAAAAGAGATCGGTGTGGGGCGGCTGATGGTGGAAGGCGGCGGGACGATGAATTTCGAACTCCTGCGTTTGGGATTGGTGGACGAACTGACGCTGTACATCGCGCCGATGATCTTCGGCGGCGCAAATGCCCCAACCCTTGCCGACGGACTGGGTGTGCCGCGCGATGCGACGATCGAAATGCGCCTGCAACATATCCAGCAATGGGATGACGGCGGGGTCGTTTTGAAGTATAAAATCAGATAG
- the ribA gene encoding GTP cyclohydrolase II: protein MSGITHEQIELLLEEDCCHECDGYGEDKICVHIEAVAELPSRFGDFHIVAFSNNRDGKEHVAIIKGDVIGAEDVPVRLHSECLTGDVIGSLRCDCRDQLEAALKKIGRMEKGIVLYLRQEGRGIGLTNKIRAYSLQDQGLDTVEANLALGFRDDERDYAVAAHMLHSMKVQSIQLMTNNPKKIAQLEQHGVKINQRLPHILPSNEHNLFYLKTKAAKSGHMIDFRGKEHLLEQHEPTIVEGMSDTQIKALYE from the coding sequence ATGTCTGGAATTACACACGAACAAATAGAATTGCTGCTTGAGGAAGATTGCTGCCACGAGTGCGATGGATACGGCGAAGATAAGATCTGTGTCCATATCGAAGCGGTGGCGGAACTGCCTTCGCGTTTTGGCGATTTTCACATCGTGGCGTTTTCGAACAACCGTGACGGCAAGGAACATGTCGCCATCATCAAGGGCGATGTGATCGGCGCGGAAGATGTTCCCGTGCGCCTGCACTCGGAATGTCTGACGGGCGACGTGATCGGTTCACTTCGTTGTGACTGCCGCGACCAACTCGAAGCCGCATTGAAAAAGATCGGCAGGATGGAAAAGGGTATTGTGCTCTATCTGCGCCAGGAGGGGCGCGGCATCGGGCTGACGAACAAGATCCGCGCCTACAGTTTGCAGGATCAGGGTCTCGACACGGTCGAAGCGAACCTGGCACTTGGCTTCCGCGACGATGAACGGGATTACGCCGTCGCCGCGCACATGCTGCACTCGATGAAAGTGCAGTCCATTCAACTCATGACCAACAACCCGAAGAAGATCGCGCAACTCGAACAGCATGGCGTCAAGATCAACCAGCGCCTGCCGCACATCCTGCCGAGCAACGAGCACAACCTGTTCTACCTGAAAACCAAAGCCGCCAAGTCCGGTCACATGATCGATTTCCGCGGCAAGGAACATCTGCTCGAACAGCACGAGCCGACCATCGTCGAAGGCATGAGTGACACTCAGATAAAGGCGCTCTATGAATAA
- a CDS encoding SDR family oxidoreductase, with protein sequence MNKTIVITGATGTLGSLVAKTFAAQGHNLALLDIDPKKLDSLSRDLNLPADRLLTQTVDLLDAQALQASAEAVLSKFGNVHALFHLVGGWVGGKTFVETPHDDLEFMLNQHVRTTFNLFKSFSKPLSESGWGRVIVVSASTVPNPPGKSGVYTAAKSAQENMVLSLAAELKEANVTANIIQVRAIDIENKGTGTTPAVIVSAMEYLFSEQADKVNAARIPLY encoded by the coding sequence ATGAATAAGACCATCGTCATCACCGGCGCAACCGGCACGCTTGGCAGTCTGGTTGCAAAAACATTTGCCGCACAGGGACACAACCTCGCGTTGCTTGATATCGATCCAAAGAAATTGGATTCCCTGTCTCGTGACTTGAACCTGCCCGCGGACAGGCTTCTCACCCAAACCGTGGACCTGCTCGATGCGCAGGCGCTTCAGGCCTCCGCCGAGGCGGTTCTCTCCAAATTCGGCAATGTCCACGCCTTGTTCCATCTCGTCGGCGGTTGGGTCGGCGGCAAGACCTTCGTCGAAACCCCGCACGACGACTTGGAATTCATGCTGAACCAGCACGTCCGCACGACGTTCAACCTGTTCAAATCCTTCTCGAAACCGCTCTCCGAAAGCGGCTGGGGACGGGTCATCGTCGTGTCGGCGTCCACGGTGCCAAATCCGCCCGGTAAATCGGGCGTCTATACCGCCGCCAAATCCGCGCAGGAGAACATGGTGCTCTCACTCGCCGCCGAGTTGAAGGAAGCCAACGTGACCGCAAACATCATTCAAGTCCGCGCGATCGATATCGAGAACAAAGGCACAGGCACGACCCCGGCTGTGATCGTTTCCGCCATGGAATACCTGTTCTCCGAGCAGGCGGACAAGGTCAACGCAGCGAGAATTCCGTTATACTAG
- a CDS encoding alpha/beta hydrolase, giving the protein MRSQFIQTNNIKLHVTTDGPENGPSVVLLHGFPEFHYGWRRQIPALVEAGFRVIVPDQRGYNLSEKPRGVTAYDVNTLAQDIVGLFDHFGIQKANLAGHDWGAAVAWTVALNHPERLEKLAILNVPHPDVMVRFLLENSAQRIKSWYIFFIQLRFIAEWILSRNNFRNLARMLVGSGKKSTFTRDDLAEYRKAWSQPGALTGMLNWYRAIFHSSFKYVFKRRNTPMRRVQTPTLILWGKQDLALSHEMVEPSLELCDVGRSVMFEDATHWVQHDKADEVNKYLIEFFR; this is encoded by the coding sequence ATGCGCAGTCAGTTCATCCAAACCAACAACATAAAACTGCATGTCACAACCGACGGACCCGAAAACGGACCGTCGGTTGTTTTGTTGCACGGCTTTCCCGAATTCCACTACGGCTGGCGCAGGCAGATTCCCGCGCTTGTGGAGGCGGGATTCCGCGTCATCGTCCCGGACCAGCGCGGGTATAACCTGTCCGAGAAACCGCGCGGGGTGACGGCGTATGATGTCAACACGTTGGCACAGGATATCGTCGGTCTGTTCGACCATTTTGGGATTCAGAAAGCCAACCTCGCCGGTCATGACTGGGGCGCGGCGGTCGCATGGACGGTGGCGTTGAATCACCCCGAACGGCTGGAAAAACTCGCAATCCTGAACGTCCCGCATCCCGATGTGATGGTGCGCTTCCTGCTGGAAAATTCCGCCCAGCGGATAAAATCCTGGTACATCTTTTTCATCCAATTGCGCTTCATCGCCGAATGGATATTGAGCCGGAACAACTTCCGCAACCTCGCACGGATGCTGGTGGGGTCGGGAAAGAAAAGCACGTTTACAAGGGACGACCTTGCTGAATATAGAAAGGCTTGGTCCCAGCCGGGCGCGTTGACGGGCATGTTGAATTGGTATCGCGCCATCTTTCACAGCAGCTTCAAATATGTTTTTAAGCGAAGGAACACCCCCATGCGGCGGGTGCAAACACCGACCCTGATCTTATGGGGCAAGCAGGATCTGGCGCTCAGCCATGAAATGGTGGAGCCGTCTCTCGAGTTGTGCGATGTCGGCAGGTCGGTCATGTTCGAGGATGCAACCCATTGGGTACAGCACGACAAAGCAGACGAAGTGAATAAATATCTCATCGAATTCTTCAGGTAA
- a CDS encoding EamA family transporter yields MPVLAIFLLFASAAMHALWNFLLKSAEEKYVAMGWQVILSGLLALGLLFYSGLPPQSMWLFAIASMLLEAIYFILLCIAYSDHDFSLVYPIARGAAPALLVLWSALFLREELTGGGYIGLAMITGGIVLNGATALLKNRGEKPHVKGILTALSVALIISIYTFIDGTAVKNGPALPYGLFMFVMIPMVTTPYLTRRYGWDAFVRVWRKNRGYLLLGGVLGLVAYMLALFAYTFAPLSYSGAIREVSAVIGAFLGWQFLKEKMGGIRVIGAVIVFAGVMVIAIFG; encoded by the coding sequence ATGCCCGTTCTCGCCATCTTTCTTCTGTTCGCATCCGCCGCGATGCATGCGTTATGGAATTTCCTGCTCAAAAGCGCGGAGGAGAAATATGTCGCCATGGGCTGGCAGGTCATTTTGAGCGGACTGCTGGCATTGGGTTTGCTCTTCTATTCGGGCTTGCCGCCGCAAAGCATGTGGCTGTTCGCGATCGCCAGCATGTTGCTGGAAGCGATCTACTTTATCCTGCTATGCATCGCCTACAGCGATCATGATTTTTCGCTCGTCTATCCCATCGCGCGCGGAGCGGCACCTGCTTTGCTGGTACTGTGGTCGGCGCTGTTCCTGCGCGAGGAATTGACCGGCGGCGGATACATCGGTCTCGCCATGATCACCGGCGGCATCGTCCTCAACGGCGCGACGGCTCTGCTAAAAAATCGCGGCGAAAAACCGCATGTGAAGGGTATTCTCACAGCCCTTTCGGTTGCACTGATCATTTCGATCTACACCTTCATCGACGGCACCGCCGTCAAGAACGGACCCGCCCTGCCGTATGGGTTGTTCATGTTCGTGATGATCCCGATGGTGACCACACCCTATCTCACCCGCCGATACGGCTGGGATGCATTTGTGCGGGTATGGAGGAAGAACCGCGGCTATCTCCTGTTAGGCGGGGTGCTGGGACTGGTAGCTTATATGCTCGCCCTGTTCGCCTACACGTTTGCGCCGCTTAGCTATTCCGGCGCGATCCGCGAGGTCAGCGCGGTGATCGGGGCGTTCCTCGGCTGGCAGTTCCTGAAGGAGAAAATGGGCGGGATCCGCGTGATCGGCGCGGTGATCGTGTTCGCGGGCGTGATGGTGATCGCGATATTTGGTTGA